The segment CAAGGCCTCCTCAACGCTAAGCTCACTCAGGTAACCAAATCCTTTTACCCCCTCCCATactagtttttttttaaatttaagtTTCGGGGTTTCAGATTGTGTTTTTTCCGCTAATGCGTTATAAACTTATAATAAACAGTCACTTTGGGACATATGACAACTTAATCGAGTCATGCCtgtgttatttttgggttttaTCTATAAACCCTTAATATATATAACTTTGTGTCTCTATCGATATCAAGACGGATTTTGGTCTATCATTTATGTAATGTCATCCCTAATCTTGATGCTTAGATTACTAATGTGACCTTGTTGATAAATTCTTTCTCAATGACTACACACACATGCTACACTGTTTGGGGCATATCTTGAGTTCCAGAAGCCCAAATTAGATGATTCAACAGCCCACTGTGAAGATAACGAGATTCTCTATCATTCTAAGGTGGTTCCAGAGAGCAATATCTATCTGGAGCGGGCCCGAATTTCTGAAAAAAGTGAACTACGAATTTTACTGGGAAAAACATAATGAGTTGGGGAAACTTATTTGTATTTtccttaaaatattaaaatagatTAATTAGATACATATAGATACATCAGATATTATTATTAGGGATTAAGTTACTAGAAAATAAAAAGGAGGTTACGCTCAAGAGGGAAAAAGCTTAAAGAAGAGGAGATTGCTGCATCTACAGTTTTCATCTTTTCTCCTTACTTTTCCATTATGTTTATGTGTATTGGTTTCTTTTGAGATTATGAACTAATTTTTTCTCTAGGCCTTTAATAAATTCTCTTGTTAATATATAAGTTGTATTCTTTTTTCCCTGTTTTTGTGGTGATTTTAGTTGTTTATATTGATTTGTATTTAatacttctcaaagattgatcaCGATTGAGATTGATTTTATAATTTAGGTGAACTTGGAAGAGAAACCCTAAGTTAAGAGCCAATTAATATATCTTAggattaatatttatattaatttatggtTAGGATAGTAATATACCTATATACCCTAAGAAGTTCAATTAAGACGAAACTTAATGTTATTTATGGTTTTAAATCTTACATAGGAATATGGGGGTTATTGCATAATTTAGAGTCACTTGAGATTCAGAAGGTCCTTGTGAATACATGATTGTCTTGGACTAATAATTATACCACGAGAATAGATGCTAAAGGAGAAACTTATTAAAGAACATAAGATGAAATTAAAGGCCTAGTTTTCATTCTCTTGGAATTTCTTATTCGCTTTTGTGTTAGTTTAATTATTTAGTGATAATTTAGTAAACTTCACTTAATTTTTATTGGACTTGAATTGAAAGAAAAGTAGTAATTGGTATTTAACATCTTATTAGTAGTCTTTGTAGGAACGAATTTATATACTACTTGTTGGGATACGTGCTCTTGCGTTAAGGTTGTAAAACCGACAATAagtacgatagttgagtttcgtgatgtaACTTTGTTGGAGGAAGTGTTCCATATGAAGACTGGTATATCTTTGGGTAATTccgaggatgatcccactcaaacatcgagttctattcctgatcatatGAAAAAAATGGCAAATATGGGGGCGGATCCTGGTACTAACTCTACTCCTAATGAAGTAGAGGAAATTAGAAGGAGGAAGCGTGGAAAGGTAGTCAAGAACTTTGGAAGTAATTTTGTAACTTACAGTGTCGAGGATGAGGCTTTAACTTTATGTCAAGCCATGGATTATTCGGAGTTAAGGCATTAGAAAGGCGttgtgaagagtgaaattgactcaactGTTTCTAACGGAatatgggagttagttgatctccctcttgggtgttctactattggatgtaaatggatctttaAGAGGAAGCTACACTCTTatggctcaataaataagtacaaggctaggctattTTCTAAGGGATTTAGGAAAATAGAAGGCattgactattttgatacatactctcctgtTGCCCGAATGATAACAATCAGAATGCTTCTTGCATTGGCTTtcgtacatggtcttatcatccatcaaatggatgtaaagacaacttttcttcatggtgaccttgaagaagagatttacaacttcaagctctaccaacaacaattcaaaaatggtagtgagagttggtacctgtgatatTGATGAGGATgaatctccttgctccaaagccattagtgcataatttctaagttcctcatcttcatcattatcagaatcatcccaactttttccttctacaatataagctttgctttgttgtttcttcagaagagcttcatactttgcttctagttcaagataagctttgtctttctttgctttcttggatttcctacattctgtagcaaaatggcctagatcatcacaattgaagcaccttatctttgatataGATACATCAGATATTATTATTAGGGATTAAGTTCCTAGAGAATAAAAAGGAGGCTACGCTCAAGAGGGAAAAAGCTTAAAGAAGAGGAGATTGCCGCATCTACAGTTTTCATCTTTTCTCCTTACTTTTCCATTATGTTTATGTGTATTGGTTTCTTTTGAGATTATGAACTAATTTTCTCTCTAGGCCTTTAATAAATTCTCTTGTTAATATATAAGTTGTATTCTTTTCTCCCTGTTTTTATGGTGATTTTAGTTGTTTATATTGATTTGTATTTAATGCTTCTCAAAGATTGATCACCATTGAGTTTGATTTTGTAATTTACGTAAACTTGGAAGAGAAACCCTAAGTTAAGACCCAATTAATATATCTTAggattaatatttatattaatttatggtTAGGATAGTAATATACCTAAATAACCTAAGAAGTCCAATTAAGACGAAACTTAAAGTTATTTATGGTTTTAAATCTTACATATAAATATGGGGGTTATTGCATAAATTAGAGTCACTTGAGATTCAAAAGGTCCTTATTAATACATGATTGTCTTGGACTAATAATTATACCACGAGAATAGATGCTAAAGGAGAAACCTATTGAAGAATATTAGATGAAATTAAAGGCCTAGTTTTCATTCTCTTGGAATTTCTTATTCCCTTTTGTGTTAGTTTAATTATTTAGTGATAATTTAGTAAACTTCACTTAATTTTTATTTGACTTGAATTGAAAGAAAAGTAGTAATTGGTATTTAACATCTTATTAATAGTCTTCATAGGAACGAATTTATATACTACTTGTTGCGATACGTGCTCTTGTGTTAAGGTTGTAAAACCGATAAAAAGTTCGACGGTTGAGTTTCGTGATGTAACTTTCTTGGAGGAAGTATTCCAtatgaagactggtatacctttgggtaattctgaggatgatcccactcacacgtcgagttctattcctgatcatgtgaaAAAAATGGCAAATATGGGGGCGGATCCTGGTTGTAACTCTACTCCTTATGAAGTAGAGGAAACTAGAAGGATGAAGCGTGGAAAGGTAGTCAAGAACTTTGGAAGTAATTTTGTAACTTACAgtgtcgaggatgagcctttaacaagtctataaggggtcttgtatCTGATAGATCTGTACATAAAAGAGACACGACCATAACATCTCAAATCCGTAGATTTGCACCATAACcttttgacttgtcgtcgtctatggagtgtggttacaccaaaTGGATAGAGATTCAAGGTCAAACATTCCATCTAAATCTAGTAGCCAtcgaagtaggggacttagtaggGTTCAAACCcagaagggtaccgactctgaaaatcAAGTCATGGTAAAATCTGATATGCATTTCTGTATAGATTTGtaggggattgttagaaaatggaaagtttgagacATGTTTAAGACCTATTTTTgatgtaatttcctaaaactaattgttggaggttgttccttgtaatgagtacttaaactttcatgtttggatctaagtcattttcttagtgtaatccatatagaaattgaggtgaAGTTAGTAGCTTGAAATGAGTTTGTGGGTTTTATCCCACCTTGATTAAGTAAAGAGGGGTGTAGTGCTTTATATAGTACAATGTGCAAGAGTAGTATACCAACTACTAAGGTATGTGAGTGTGCATGGTGTTATTGTATGGCTCGCGCGCACACACGCGAATGTCTCGGTGTCACGCATAACCGGGCCGACCTGGTCGATGAATTTTACTGcttgtttaattaaaatatttactgatttattatattattttaatatgaatattgaATCTATATAATAAGaaaatcagtatttgctgatCAGGAATTACTAATTCTAATTGCTGGAATAAACACTAATCAATATTTGCTTAAGCTGACAGATCCTGATGCATGGGTGCATCAGGATCTGCTGAGACTGTGAAATCCTAACTCCTGGCTGGATCATGATTTGCTGAGGCTGGATCAAGATTTGCTGAGAATGTAATATCTTCAGTTACGTTTTGGTTTTGTATTATATATAGAACTAAAAGATTGGGAAAAGATATACTTCGATCACATACGCGTGAAACCCTAGCtgctatctctctctctctctctctcctccaTAACATACAGATTAGCATAGAGGTTTGTGGGCGAACTGAGGTTTGTTCGCTGTTGAGCTTTGCATAACTCTGTACGAATTGCTCTGTGATGTtgtatcctggaagcgatattgcaacccaacacagcgtaagtggggccaataatctcttcaagaacagtctagACTTCTCGAAAGTTAGGCGCCTCTGCTGTTCATAGTTCTTTCAGATTTATTAAAACATCTCTTAGAGCTAAGTATTTTATCCACTCTTTGTAAATTCAGTTACTGATTTTTCTTGTTATTTGCCATCGGGTTTTATTTCGTTATTTTGTTTAATTTGCATGTTCTTATTAATTTGTAATATATAACTGTCCCATTATTACGCGTAAGCTAATTTTATCCAATAGTCTCAACTACAGGTCTACTATGTTACAATCAAAGTTATTTCTCTAGTTTCATGAACACAAAAAGTTTTTTTTTCAGAGTCTCATTCCCAGCTCATATTTATAGATGTCGATATGCACGCACATAACATGTAGAGATGCTGATGTGTATTTTTTTATGCGTCTTATATTGTAAATGTATTTTATTAAAAGATTGCAACAATAAGAAACATCTTATATTGTAGATGTATTTTATTGGAAGATTGCAAGGTATAATAGGAACCCATAACAATGAGAAATGACAATTTTATTACTTTATAAAGCATTTCATTGCAATCCATCATTTCAAAATGCATTCATTTGCAATTTGTCAAATTTAGCGATTTTTTCGTAGTGAACTGAGCAAGAAGAAACTCTTTATATATAAACCAATGAATCGAATAGTCAGCCAAATTCATTGTTCAGAGCAGTAAGGATGTGCATAGGTTATGTTTTTTTGCTaattagtttgtatttgatcTAAATAAATGAACAATATTTTCTCTTCGGATGCATATATGATAGAATCCTCAAGAAAATTAGGAACTAAATGATATTATAACATGTGATAATGAAATATCTACGAAACTACAGTAGCAAGTCATTGGATTTGGAGGCTCAGAAGTGGTTTGTAGGTGATCACTGACCAGGCAGCACGTATAGTAATTTGTTGAGCCATTTTGAAAATGTTGTCCTACAAATGATATCAATCACGTATAGTAATCTTGAACAGAGCTTCCGCGGATAGGCAATCTCCATCATGGATCTTACTATTTCATCAATGTCATATTCGACAAATGACCACTTAAGGAGATGGAAGAGGTAATTCTCTTATGGATGCGAATTTAATATGCACTCCGACATAACAATGCAGTTGATTCCAGCTATTAAGATGAATATTCATGTTTAGAGCCAGCATAAATAACAACCTTATGGGCATTACAACATAATAAATAATTACTACATTCCCATCCGGCAATGCAGAACATCTAAATTTAAAGAGTCCGAGTTTAGTGGAAAGTCTTCCATAGTTCCATGACATGATATCTATTCAATGAAGACATATCTTTGAATGCAATGTTTGTGCCACAAAAAGTTGGTCCAGTTGATCTTATGCTCTCCTTACTAATCTTGGTTTGTAATCATTTTGAGTTCAGTCAAATCCCATACATACGCATCCCCCCTTGTGCATTTGGAATGGCATAGTATTGTTGTAGTTCGGGATCCATTTGAGGCATTTTCCATGAGATAATTTCAATACTCAAACTGACCATGGAAGAGGAAGTGAGTTGATCAGAAATAATTTTGTGATTATACCATGGTTCATGCTACAACCCAATGTTGTTTTCATTTCCCAGTTTGACTTGAAAATCCCATCGATCCATAACTCTTTCCGAGACTGATAAGAACAAAATGCTGATTCCTGAAAGATTTATGAATGGAAATAATTATTGCTTCAATGTGCTGACCTCGGCCCGCATAAGATATGAACTTGGTAGTCCATGTTATTATTTGCTCCAGGACTgaatttattttcttatttttttagtTAATATACTTAGCCTGCAACAACTAGTATAGTATACCTAGCCAATAAGTAGTTCCTTCTCTCGAAGAAATAGCTAGTCTGTTTCTTATCTTTCTTCATTATAATTTGAGTGATTTAGATAGCTGTTTATTATGAGCACATATAAAATGCTATTTTGCTGATCGATAAATATAAGAACTCCTATTGTTTCATACCTGTTTTCTCCGTATTATTTCAGCAACAAATCATATGCGCTTTTCATTATAAAACTAACAGTCCAGTTGAGAATTCTTTTAATTAGGCTTTCGATCAAACGGGCACGATTTTTGAAGGTCACCTGGTAGCTATCATTGGAACCCCTAAGAATTCAACTAGGAGCCTTCCTCTAGAAAATCCCCCACATTTCTTTCAAACCTGTCCACAGTTGTTTTGCATTTCTGAAGTGAGACTCCTGGGATCCAAAATGGAATCAAAGTGAATATCAATACGATCAAAAACTCAATATCATTATTATTAGACTCCATTTCAAAGATTTTTGGAAGAAATTGACCTATCATGACCAGTAACCGTGTCACCATTATTTTCATTTATAGCAAAGATTTTGGAGGAGTTCTAGTGATCTTTAAATTGATTAAAGAAAAAAGAAGTGTTCCTATCTCCCTCATTGAGCCATCTAGTTCTGGAAGTCTGAGCCCAAAACAACTTCTCAATAATCAAGGTTTCATCAAGCTCTTTGCAGGTAGAGATTTCTTGTTTTTGAAGTTGAGAGTCAAGCATCATATCTGGTTGAACCTCTTGTAATTCGTCCTTAAGGATCTACACATTTTTAAAAACATTTCCAGCATTCTAATCATAATATTCCCAAAGAACCCAgagttttttttttgttttgtttttcaaCCATTTTATTATAATCTGATTCAAGTAACAGCGGCAAATGCACCAAGTAACCAGTGTTAGGAACTTGTTTGTCATTATCTGATTCAAGTAACAGCTGCAAATGCAGGAACTTATTTAGATTTAACAAAGCCCTGAGCCTATTGGCACTTGGAAAATTGTTTATGGTAGGCTATTACCATTCGAACCAGCAGCACTACCTGAAGGTCCATCACTGTGACCATCCCTTACAAAACCTCTCACTGCCATCACCCCTTGAATATCATAATCCGGTTCAGATTTCAGGGAGCTCACCCCTCAACGGGGGATGCTCGTCACCTCCATATGCACGAAAGTGATTTAGATAGAGAAATAGTGGGCCAATGTACCTGTAGAACCCATGATTGTTCATTGCTATTAACACATCCTCACCAGTGATGGTTGTCCGCTTCTCCTCCTTGCACCTAGTGTTTGCTTGAGTTGTCATAAATCTGATAAATTTGGACACACATTCCTGGATTGATATTACTGCACCAGCAGATATCCCTCGATCATTTGCCACCATTCTGCTCATCTGGCTTAACACATATTCAGCCGGCAACAAGTTTCCTGACAAGATCCAATTTTCATATTAGCTTACATAGTTGTACACAATAGGTAAAAATAACATAAAAGTATATTAACTGTATAAAAGCACATCAAGCTCAAAAATTGTaaaatgataaataaataaatgatctAGCTAGATAAAGAGTGAGATGATAGAAATGATTGACCTAAATCTCTAGGTTGTTGTCTACTAATCTCCCCACCATAATCAAAACTATCTCTTTGTTGAAATTTTCTCTTCATCTCTCTGAATTTCAAGGCAACTCTGGACACAAGACTCAGAAAATGGAAAAAACCCCTTATTTCTTTCAAGAGAAATAATTAGCCTTTTATTTATAAACCTGGAAAAGGCTTGACACATTGATAATAATGTGACACGCACATGTACATGCACACTGACACCACATGTACATGCAAACTGACACGTGAACGGGTGATATGTATATGCACATGATAATGATAAGGTGAAATTTTAAGAACAAGTGTTATACAgacaaaaaaatatttaaattaaatatcttatattctaaattaataaatGGTAACTAAATAACAAATACTCTATGGAAAAACATAATTAATTTAGACAATATTTTTAACCATtataatcaattttttttttatgttttgtCAAATATAATTAACTTTAAATATGTTTATTAGAACCAATGGTACTCTTGGGGTATTCTAGTGGGCGGCACACACACATATATGTTAAAATCAACTATTTGTATAAGTACAcataataaataaaaatgaattaatatttttctttgaatatatgatataaaaacataaatttgaataacaaaaatattaaataaacacAGTCACTAGTACTTTATTTTGTtaatcattaatgatgacatgtCAATTTTTCATTTTAAATGTCTAGTGCGCATTctagaaattaaaaatattacATGTATATGATATACAAAGTAAAATGAATATAAAGAATTTAGTCTAAGTTTTAGCAAGTTTTAACATACTTTGATAAATATTAAATAGTACAAGCCAATAACAATAATAAGAGCtcaattttttcttttaaaaaaagaGCTCAATTTTTTGGAGAAGTTCGTCATTATTTTCTCCAATATTAACAAAACTAAAAATTTAGAATAAAATATAATGTATACAAATTTGCAGGAATATATGATAAACCAAGGGGAAGATCTTAAGTGAAGTTGAAATAtgcatttttttaatattatactTGCATTAATATAAACTGCATCACATTATGCAAACCTAGAGTAGTTAACCACTCCACATGCAATAAGTACCTTTCTCTAATGTGCTAGTATTGGCATTTAGTACCAAACACAACTAAAACTTTGTTTAAGTGTTGTAAAATATCTTTA is part of the Apium graveolens cultivar Ventura unplaced genomic scaffold, ASM990537v1 ctg8220, whole genome shotgun sequence genome and harbors:
- the LOC141704766 gene encoding transcriptional activator hap3-like, encoding MEPGERKWLSNLHKRKYVVECGVKYGASYLMGNLLPAEYVLSQMSRMVANDRGISAGAVISIQECVSKFIRFMTTQANTRCKEEKRTTITGEDVLIAMNNHGFYRYIGPLFLYLNHFRAYGGDEHPPLRGELPEI